A part of Gossypium hirsutum isolate 1008001.06 chromosome A07, Gossypium_hirsutum_v2.1, whole genome shotgun sequence genomic DNA contains:
- the LOC121231829 gene encoding EPIDERMAL PATTERNING FACTOR-like protein 9 gives MANIKLSYLPLLLFTFFLVAQGSRTQLILPFQQGVYQYPQLHMQATQGSNEAKMDRNSRRLMIGSTAPTCTFNECRGCKYKCRAEQVPVEGNDPINSAYHYKCVCHRS, from the exons ATGGCCAACATTAAACTGAGCTACTTACCTTTGCTACTCTTCACCTTCTTCCTTGTAGCACAAG GATCTAGAACTCAACTAATACTTCCATTCCAACAAGGGGTCTATCAATATCCTCAATTGCATATGCAA GCAACACAAGGCAGCAATGAAGCAAAAATGGATAGGAATTCAAGGAGATTGATGATTGGATCCACAGCCCCTACTTGCACTTTTAACGAATGTAGAGGATGCAAATACAAATGCAGAGCTGAGCAAGTTCCAGTTGAAGGAAACGACCCAATCAATAGTGCTTACCACTACAAATGTGTTTGCCATAGGTCATGA
- the LOC107955384 gene encoding asparagine--tRNA ligase, cytoplasmic 2, with product MEFQEPKVIGSPLMYSNRVTLKTILESSDGEMVLVGETVVVGGWVKSSKEVKKQPVTLPPCAFDTDHASPGRQGLTCLEILESRIPCFRTIIRILCGPASSPAVREKLESLVPKPTPPSTFFLQINDGSCASCLQIVIDSTIAPVSAGQILPTGTCILAQGVLEKLSANEKQIIQLKAEKILHVGTVEQDKYPLSRKRLPLDSLREYPHIRPRTTMVSSITRIRSTLDFATHTFFQKYGFRHVQVPIITATDTEGFSEKFQVTTLLGKTSKEEEPVGVSDADVVSLETVKAAIKEKSGVVEQFKRSDSNRESLIVAVQDLQKTNELARQIEAREKSKPVTSVKPDSLNFNDDFFGRPSYLTVSGRFHLESYACGIGNVYSFGPRFQADKTVSSKHVAEMWTVEVEMAFSQLGDAMKCAEDYFKFLCKWILDNCPEEMKFVSKRIDKTITHRLEYMTTSSYDKISYREAVEILRKVPDKAFETQLQWDVPLTAEHLSYLADDHYKRPVIIYDYPKAVKPFYVRLNEDGQTVAAFELVVPKIGTVITGNQNEERFNVLNTRITEFDLSRDQYEWYLDLRRHGTVKHSGFSLRFDLMVLLTTGLIDVRDVIPFPRSHGKANS from the exons ATGGAGTTTCAAGAACCAAAGGTTATCGGCTCCCCTTTGATGTACTCCAACCGGGTGACGTTGAAAACCATATTGGAAAGTAGTGATGGCGAGATGGTGTTGGTTGGTGAGACCGTGGTGGTTGGTGGGTGGGTCAAATCTTCCAAAGAGGTGAAGAAGCAGCCTGTTACATTGCCGCCGTGTGCTTTCGACACTGACCATGCCTCTCCGGGGCGTCAAGGCTTAACCTGTTTGGAAATTCTTGAATCTCGAATCCCATGTTTCAGGACTATTATTAGGATTTTGTGTGGTCCTGCTAGTTCCCCAGCTGTTCGAGAAAAGCTCGAGTCTTTGGTTCCTAAACCAACACCTCCTTCCACTTTCTTTCTACAAATTAATGATGGCTCTTGCGCTTCATGTCTTCAG ATCGTGATTGATTCAACGATAGCTCCAGTATCTGCAGGCCAGATTCTACCGACTGGAACATGTATATTAGCCCAGGGTGTCTTGGAAAAACTTTCAGCTAATGAGAAACAAATAATTCAGCTTAAAGCGGAAAAGATTCTTCATGTTGGAACTGTTGAGCAAGATAAGTATCCTTTGTCAAGGAAAAGATTACCTCTTGATTCTTTAAGGGAGTATCCCCATATTCGTCCCAGGACAACTATG GTGTCATCTATTACACGAATTCGAAGCACCCTAGATTTTGCAACCCACACATTCTTCCAGAAGTATGGTTTCCGACATGTGCAAGTGCCAATCATCACAGCTACAGACACTGAAGGGTTTAGTGAAAAGTTTCAGGTTACAACTCTTTTGGGAAAAACAAGCAAGGAAGAGGAGCCGGTCGGTGTTAGTGATGCTGATGTTGTTAGCCTTGAAACTGTTAAGGCAGCTATTAAGGAGAAATCAGGGGTAGTTGAACAATTCAAGAGAAGTGACAGCAATAGAGAGTCACTTATTGTAGCAGTTCAGGATCTGCAGAAAACAAATGAATTAGCACGGCAGATCGAAGCAAGAGAAAAATCCAAACCAGTAACTTCAGTGAAGCCTGACTCACTGAACTTCAATGATGATTTCTTTGGTCGCCCTAGTTATTTAACTGTCTCTGGTCGCTTTCATTTGGAGAGCTATGCATGTGGTATTGGAAATGTCTACTCATTTGGACCCAGATTCCAAGCTGATAAAACAGTGTCCTCCAAACATGTGGCTGAAATGTGGACTGTTGAGGTAGAAATGGCTTTCTCACAGTTAGGG GACGCTATGAAATGTGCAGAGGACTATTTCAAATTTCTCTGCAAATGGATATTGGATAACTGTCCAGAAGAAATGAAGTTTGTCTCAAAAAGAATTGACAAAACTATTACTCATCGTCTTGAATACATGACGACAAGTTCTTATGACAAGATTTCCTATAGAGAGGCAGTAGAAATTTTGAGAAAG GTCCCGGATAAGGCTTTTGAAACACAACTACAGTGGGACGTCCCTTTGACAGCCGAACATCTAAG CTACTTGGCCGATGATCACTATAAGAGGCCCGTAATTATTTATGATTATCCAAAAGCAGTTAAGCCATTTTATGTACGCTTGAATGAAGATGGACAAACAGTTGCAGCCTTTGAGCTGGTTGTACCCAAG ATTGGAACAGTGATAACAGGGAACCAAAATGAAGAGAGATTTAACGTGCTAAATACAAG GATCACGGAATTTGACTTGTCAAGAGATCAATATGAATGGTACCTAGATCTTCGCCGGCATGGAACCGTCAAGCACTCTGGATTTAGCCTACGGTTTGACCTGATGGTTCTCCTTACCACCGGCCTCATTGATGTCAGAGATGTAATTCCTTTTCCTAGAAGTCACGGCAAAGCCAACAGCTAA
- the LOC107955385 gene encoding cysteine-rich repeat secretory protein 55, translated as MKLTCLVTEKKSTGKTFKKQWSMVSTCCGDFGTHMSSRMSASCFPTYSAFPIPRAINKKAEHQKVASSLQGKKIIMNLLYMLLVSLFLSSCRADPLGNFCNENTNISSSSQISVNIDRLLAELVSKTPLTGYIVSSSGKDPDKVYGLAQCRGDVSNKDCSSCIQDAATQVRQRCSNQADARIWYDYCFLRYSNDNFVGKVDTSFGIFYYNVENVTDPQSFNKELGALMDRIRSEAVMPKNEGLGKGKTKLSQFLTLYALVQCTRDLSQIDCAQCLAIAVGNFPNFCDSKKGCRVLYSSCYVRYELYPFFFPLDSNNGTSFGKTVKIIHH; from the coding sequence atgaaGCTTACCTGTTTGGTCACTGAGAAAAAATCAACCGGAAAGACTTTTAAGAAACAATGGTCCATGGTTTCCACTTGTTGTGGTGATTTTGGAACACACATGTCGTCAAGAATGTCTGCCTCTTGTTTTCCCACATACTCAGCATTTCCAATCCCAAGGGCCATTAATAAGAAAGCTGAACACCAAAAGGTAGCATCAAGTTTGCaaggaaaaaaaatcatcatGAATTTGTTATATATGCTTCTTGTTTCATTGTTTCTAAGTAGCTGCAGGGCTGATCCTTTGGGGAACTTTTGCAATGAAAACACCAACATAAGTAGCAGTAGCCAAATATCTGTAAACATTGATCGATTGTTGGCTGAACTGGTCTCTAAAACTCCCTTAACTGGTTATATTGTGAGTTCCTCAGGTAAAGACCCTGATAAAGTCTACGGTCTTGCTCAATGCAGAGGGGATGTTAGTAATAAAGATTGTTCAAGTTGCATACAAGACGCTGCGACGCAAGTACGCCAACGCTGTTCGAATCAAGCTGATGCAAGGATTTGGTACGACTATTGCTTTCTACGGTACAGCAATGATAATTTTGTTGGAAAAGTTGACACCTCGTTtggtatattttactataatgTTGAAAATGTTACGGACCCTCAAAGTTTCAACAAAGAACTTGGAGCTCTGATGGACAGAATTAGATCAGAAGCTGTCATGCCAAAGAATGAAGGGCTTGGAAAAGGTAAGACCAAACTGTCACAATTTTTGACCCTTTATGCATTAGTGCAATGTACAAGGGACTTATCTCAGATAGATTGTGCTCAATGCCTTGCAATTGCTGTTGGAAATTTCCCAAACTTTTGTGACAGCAAGAAGGGCTGTCGGGTCCTATACAGTAGTTGTTATGTCCGGTACGAGCTTTATCCCTTTTTCTTCCCACTTGATTCTAACAATGGCACCTCATTTGGCAAAACAGTGAAGATAATTCATCACTAG
- the LOC107955386 gene encoding ras-related protein RABA5e, with protein MGAHEEEAGGEEYLFKIVLIGDSAVGKSNLLSRFARNEFDNNSKATIGVEFQTQCVEIDGKEVKAQIWDTAGQERFRAVTSAYYRGAVGALIVYDITRRSSFDSIKRWLDELTTHCETTLTRMLVGNKCDLENIRDVSVEEGKSLAEEEGLFFLETSAVESTNVQTAFEIVIREIYNNVSRKALNSDSYKGELSGNKVTLVKDGANASKTGFSCCAR; from the exons ATGGGTGCCCACGAAGAAGAAGCCGGAGGTGAAGAGTACTTGTTTAAGATCGTGCTGATCGGTGACTCAGCTGTGGGAAAATCGAACCTTTTGTCACGTTTTGCTAGGAACGAGTTCGACAATAACTCAAAGGCAACTATTGGAGTAGAGTTCCAAACGCAATGCGTGGAAATTGATGGGAAAGAAGTTAAAGCACAGATCTGGGACACTGCTGGTCAAGAAAGGTTTCGAGCTGTTACTTCTGCTTACTATAGAGGAGCTGTTGGTGCTCTTATTGTTTATGATATTACTAGGAGGAGTAGCTTTGACAGCATTAAACGTTGGCTTGATGAACTTACCA CTCATTGTGAAACTACATTGACAAGAATGCTGGTGGGGAACAAATGTGATTTGGAGAACATAAGAGATGTAAGTGTGGAGGAAGGCAAAAGCCTCGCAGAGGAAGAAGGCCTGTTCTTCCTGGAAACGTCTGCCGTCGAATCTACTAACGTTCAGACTGCTTTTGAGATCGTTATCCGGGAAATCTACAACAATGTAAGCCGAAAAGCCCTAAACTCTGATTCATATAAAGGTGAGTTGTCTGGGAATAAAGTCACCCTAGTCAAGGATGGGGCAAATGCTTCCAAGACGGGTTTCTCCTGCTGTGCCAGATGA
- the LOC107956870 gene encoding 60S ribosomal protein L23, with amino-acid sequence MSKRGRGGSAGNKFRMSLGLPVAATVNCADNTGAKNLYIISVKGIKGRLNRLPSACVGDMVMATVKKGKPDLRKKVLPAVIVRQRKPWRRKDGVYMYFEDNAGVIVNPKGELKGEMKGSAITGPIGKQCADLWPRIASAANAFV; translated from the coding sequence ATGTCGAAGCGAGGGCGTGGAGGTTCAGCTGGTAACAAGTTTAGGATGTCACTGGGTCTGCCAGTGGCAGCTACAGTGAACTGTGCTGATAACACTGGCGCTAAGAACTTATACATCATTTCGGTGAAGGGAATCAAGGGCCGTCTTAACCGATTGCCATCGGCTTGTGTTGGAGATATGGTAATGGCTACTGTCAAGAAAGGGAAGCCTGATCTTAGGAAGAAGGTCTTGCCTGCTGTCATTGTGAGACAGCGCAAGCCCTGGCGCAGAAAGGATGGTGTTTACATGTACTTTGAAGATAATGCTGGTGTCATTGTGAACCCAAAGGGAGAACTAAAGGGAGAAATGAAAGGTTCTGCTATAACTGGTCCAATTGGAAAACAGTGTGCTGATCTATGGCCAAGGATTGCAAGTGCAGCTAATGCCTTTGTTTAG
- the LOC107955387 gene encoding cytochrome b561 and DOMON domain-containing protein At3g25290, which yields MSPSSPPPLSSAVFICISFLALMISPSAALTCSSQTFTHNQVYSNCLDLPYLSSYLHFSYNSSNTTLSIAFIATPSKSGGWIAWAINPKATGMAGSQSLVGYKNSTTGTVQVHTYDISSYSSIVAKDLSFEVWDKTAESRRDGSLAIFAKIKVPADLAASGKINQVWQVGPSVGTDGRLDKHAFAVSNLQSKGTLDLKSGQSSTSSGGDDRLKKKNIHGILNAVSWGILFPLGAMIARYIRTFESADPAWFYLHAFCQVSAYAIGVAGWGTGLKLGSESSGITYSTHRNIGIALFVLATVQIFALFIRPKKDHKYRFYWNVYHHSFGYAILVLGIFNVFKGINILKPEDKWKTAYMIVIIALGGISLLFEAITWVVVLKRKSRKSTKPCDGYNNGQS from the exons atgTCTCCGTCGTCGCCCCCGCCGTTGTCGTCGGCTGTTTTTATTTGTATAAGCTTTTTGGCACTGATGATTTCACCTTCGGCTGCTCTCACTTGCAGTTCCCAGACGTTTACCCATAACCAAGTATATTCCAACTGCCTGGATCTCCCTTATCTTTCCTCTTACCTTCACTTCTCTTACAATTCTTCCAACACCACTCTCTCCATCGCCTTCATCGCCACACCTTCCAAATCGGGTGGTTGGATCGCATGGGCCATAAATCCAAAGGCCACCGGCATGGCGGGTTCACAATCCCTCGTTGGCTACAAGAACTCCACCACCGGCACCGTCCAGGTTCATACCTATGACATCAGCTCCTACAGTTCAATTGTTGCCAAGGATCTGTCCTTCGAGGTCTGGGATAAGACGGCTGAGAGTAGAAGGGACGGGAGTTTGGCGATTTTCGCTAAAATTAAGGTTCCGGCGGATTTAGCGGCGAGTGGGAAGATTAATCAGGTTTGGCAAGTGGGTCCCAGCGTCGGAACTGATGGCAGGTTGGACAAACATGCCTTCGCCGTCTCTAATTTGCAATCTAAAGGAACCTTGGATTTGAAAAGTGGACAGAGTAGCACTAGTTCTGGAGGAGACGACAGGCTCAAGAAGAAAAAT ATTCATGGGATTTTGAATGCTGTGAGTTGGGGAATATTGTTTCCACTTGGAGCCATGATTGCACGCTACATAAGAACCTTTGAATCTGCAGATCCAGCCTGGTTTTATCTCCACGCCTTCTGTCAAGTATCAGCTTATGCCATAGGAGTTGCTGGCTGGGGAACTGGTCTTAAGCTCGGAAGTGAATCCTCAGGCATCACATATTCCACTCACAGAAATATTGGAATTGCCCTTTTCGTTCTTGCTACTGTGCAG ATTTTTGCCTTGTTTATAAGGCCCAAGAAAGATCACAAGTATAGATTCTACTGGAACGTTTACCACCACAGCTTTGGATACGCCATCCTTGTCCTTGGCATCTTCAATGTATTCAAGGGTATCAATATCTTGAAACCTGAAGACAAATGGAAAACAGCTTATATGATTGTGATTATTGCCTTGGGTGGTATTTCATTGCTGTTTGAAGCCATTACTTGGGTTGTCGTTTTGAAGAGAAAATCTAGAAAGTCCACCAAACCTTGCGACGGATACAACAATGGCCAAAGTTGA
- the LOC107956342 gene encoding auxin-induced in root cultures protein 12, with protein sequence MGSRFTPPLLLPLFCLCLTLFSPTHSTDCSSLKLSGGKKQYSNCTHLPTLNATLHFTYNATNSSLSIAFSAPPAKAGGWIAWAVNPTGTGMAGSQTLLAFKNNGSMVVKTYNISSYSSIVEGKLSFDVWDLEAEAGSDGKMILYGSLKVEESAEKLNQVWQVGPGIADGHPMKHEFDKANLGSVGELQLVEKLTPSSPSPSPQVANANSGYGLRVTQLNVGFWILGLIYFIVFM encoded by the coding sequence atggggTCTCGTTTTACTCCTCCTCTTCTCCTTCCACTCTTTTGTCTTTGCCTTACCCTATTCTCACCCACACATTCCACGGATTGTTCATCGCTCAAACTCTCCGGTGGCAAAAAACAATACTCCAATTGCACCCACCTCCCCACCTTGAACGCAACCCTCCATTTCACCTACAATGCCACCAATTCTTCCCTTTCCATAGCCTTCTCAGCACCTCCGGCTAAAGCCGGCGGTTGGATTGCTTGGGCCGTCAACCCCACGGGGACAGGCATGGCAGGTTCACAAACCCTCCTGGCTTTCAAAAACAATGGATCTATGGTTGTTAAAACCTACAACATAAGCTCCTACAGTTCCATTGTGGAAGGGAAGCTTTCTTTCGATGTTTGGGACTTGGAAGCCGAAGCCGGCAGCGATGGGAAGATGATTTTATATGGTTCATTGAAAGTGGAGGAAAGTGCGGAGAAGTTGAACCAGGTGTGGCAAGTTGGGCCAGGGATTGCTGATGGTCACCCGATGAAGCATGAGTTTGATAAAGCCAATCTGGGTTCCGTGGGAGAGTTGCAGCTGGTGGAGAAACTCACTCCATCATCCCCTTCACCATCTCCACAGGTTGCTAATGCTAACTCAGGATATGGGTTGAGGGTTACCCAATTAAATGTAGGATTTTGGATCCTGGGTTTGATTTACttcatagttttcatgtga